The Rhineura floridana isolate rRhiFlo1 chromosome 15, rRhiFlo1.hap2, whole genome shotgun sequence genome window below encodes:
- the LOC133370820 gene encoding zinc finger protein 22-like — translation MQVLCIAKWRNKVQLFHDKWKSFAERSTFVTHQRVHTGEKPYKCLECGKCFAQHSNIVKHRRIHTGEKPYKCLECEKCFTRQSYLVAHQRIHTGEKPYTCLECGKCFAQNSTLIQHKRIHTGEKPYKCLECGKGFADNSGLVKHTRVHMGEKPYQSQAF, via the coding sequence ATGCAGGTGCTCTGCATAGCAAAGTGGAGGAACAAAGTACAGCTGTTTCATGATAAATGGAAAAGTTTTGCTGAGAGATCAACCTTTGTGACGCACCAGAGAGTCCATACAGGAGAAAAACCCTACAAATGCCTGGAGTGCGGGAAATGTTTTGCTCAACATTCGAATATTGTGAAACACcggagaattcatacaggggagaagccctataaatgcctggagtgtgagAAATGTTTTACTCGCCAATCGTACCTTGTGGCCCACCAGAGAatccatacaggagagaagccctatacATGCCTagagtgtgggaaatgttttgctcAGAACTCAACTCTGATACAACAtaagagaattcacacaggagagaagccctataaaTGCCTTGAGTGTGGGAAAGGTTTTGCTGATAACTCGGGTCTTGTGAAACACACACGAGTCCACATGGGAGAGAAGCCGTAtcaatcccaggcattttaa
- the LOC133370628 gene encoding sphingolipid delta(4)-desaturase/C4-monooxygenase DES2-like isoform X2, with the protein MGNTGSRDDFEWVYTDQPHTDRRREILAKYPEIKKLMGPDPNLKWVVTLMVLTQVVACYLVKDLPWKWVVFWAYAFGVCINISIMSAIHDISHNVAFGNKKTKWNRFFGIFANLPIGLPLATSFKKYHVDHHSFLGVDGLDIGLPTEFEGRFFNTTLRKVFWILLHPILFMSRPLYINPKPFSQMELANIAVQLAYDLLIYHLWGAKSILYMVAGTVLAMCLHPTTGLFIADHYMYAKGHDTISYYGAMNWITFNVGYHMEHHDFPSIPGSKLPLVKKIAPEYYDNLPYHSSWALVLWDFVFKETLGPFAHVKRTYKGGSTL; encoded by the exons CCAAATATCCTGAGATAAAGAAGCTGATGGGCCCTGATCCCAACTTGAAGTGGGTGGTGACCCTCATGGTTCTAACTCAGGTGGTGGCCTGCTACCTGGTGAAGGACTTGCCATGGAAGTGGGTCGTCTTCTGGGCCTATGCCTTTGGGGTCTGCATCAACATCTCCATCATGTCGGCCATCCACGACATCTCCCACAATGTGGCCTTTGGCAACAAGAAAACGAAGTGGAATCGCTTCTTTGGCATCTTTGCCAACCTGCCCATTGGTCTCCCTTTGGCCACCTCCTTCAAGAAGTACCATGTTGACCACCACAGCTTCTTGGGGGTGGATGGGCTGGACATTGGCCTCCCCACTGAATTTGAGGGCCGCTTCTTCAACACCACACTGCGGAAGGTCTTCTGGATCCTTCTGCACCCAATCTTGTTCATGTCCCGGCCTTTATACATCAACCCCAAGCCCTTCTCCCAAATGGAACTCGCCAACATTGCCGTTCAGCTGGCCTATGACCTTCTCATCTACCACCTCTGGGGAGCCAAGTCCATTCTCTATATGGTTGCTGGCACTGTCTTGGCCATGTGCCTTCACCCCACCACGGGGCTATTTATTGCCGACCACTACATGTATGCCAAAGGTCACGACACCATCTCCTACTACGGGGCCATGAACTGGATCACCTTCAACGTGGGCTACCACATGGAGCACCACGATTTCCCCAGTATTCCAGGAAGCAAGTTACCTCTG GTGAAGAAAATTGCCCCCGAGTATTACGACAACCTTCCCTACCACAGTTCCTGGGCCCTTGTGCTTTGGGACTTTGTTTTCAAAGAGACGCTGGGACCCTTCGCCCACGTGAAGAGAACCTATAAGGGGGGCAGCACCTTATAA